In Massilistercora timonensis, the following are encoded in one genomic region:
- a CDS encoding N-6 DNA methylase, whose translation MEYLPIQEFTDKWNISKRRIQVLCREGRVKGAKMIGNMWVIPENATKPSDAREKSPTVKNMDTEDLEIRKELKKLLKSLYKISENLTDINVDKKCYVLVAIAVGLCGHYIGKNMLNNDIKKKISTDLTGLKDPFDNEDILREVYIFISRYAEDREIDNLLSWAYQYSNKIVENNIYSRTQFFTEKYMIDYLVDNISEIQYADKIVDPCMGGGNFLVECYETLCSNCETENIESFVISNADKLYGYDIDVSITRVALVNIKLRALAILSRKFNSVSFEVWDNITPHIYMSVSKDEICGSLAVDDRKVVDIITGERTTILKALGEADIILTNPPFATTKGMKQEQKDFLKESYPDANCDMCVSYFDAIYKMLKKDGFCGIVSQNTWMHLKTFREIRTRITNQYKIISIANLGSGAFLDLSGEKSNVALMILNKGVNKNNEIRVADLRDLSLNEKKKALLNNNKFIEILQQNIDGTNGYDFSEKGMLKKLSESEITYKDIAVPMQGTSTGNAKELVGYFWEHFGEDDWINVSNGGGYCKWQGLNDRIVRWGKNGEYIKDQKGSALRNVKYFPETQMVFSDTGTAGLNVRILLDNQIFIASGPGIRITDGNKYAHLALLNSRLASYCVRMMSPKLTIAAGYIGQIPITKNIGSSVVLEKDARLCVELKQKLLSTRPNNLEYSSKFLNMIPRELNKAAWVMFNEDLTNELLKLQIESKIDSYIFKEYGLSDDDQEQLEKTVGKCAYHITGTASIDLIKLDKYMDKLLDASCCLKRTKVSGNSLGCDGIVEYLSKDLRVNPEDIVKKIQENPYTMETILDKYKKMILHDVVLDYLGYNTHSGISVERCVLDDVSVFLKSKFEDEIDYKAWIQIEFNRIHSEIFKGRPYLLYKNGGICKYDRKIAS comes from the coding sequence ATGGAATATTTACCAATTCAGGAATTTACAGATAAGTGGAATATAAGCAAAAGACGAATTCAAGTTTTGTGTAGAGAAGGACGCGTAAAGGGAGCAAAGATGATTGGTAACATGTGGGTTATCCCAGAGAATGCAACTAAGCCCTCTGATGCAAGGGAAAAAAGTCCTACAGTAAAAAACATGGATACGGAAGATCTTGAGATTAGGAAAGAACTAAAAAAATTATTAAAATCACTATATAAGATTTCAGAAAATTTAACAGATATAAACGTCGATAAAAAATGTTATGTATTGGTTGCGATTGCAGTAGGGCTTTGTGGGCATTATATAGGTAAAAATATGCTAAACAATGATATTAAAAAGAAAATTAGCACAGATCTTACAGGACTGAAAGATCCTTTCGATAATGAAGACATTTTAAGAGAGGTCTACATTTTTATAAGTCGATATGCAGAAGATAGGGAAATAGATAACTTATTATCGTGGGCTTACCAATACTCTAACAAAATAGTAGAGAACAATATATATAGTCGGACACAATTTTTTACAGAAAAATACATGATAGACTATCTTGTAGATAATATTTCAGAAATACAGTATGCAGACAAAATTGTTGATCCATGTATGGGGGGCGGAAATTTTCTTGTTGAATGTTATGAGACTCTGTGTAGCAACTGTGAAACTGAGAATATCGAGTCCTTTGTTATCTCAAACGCTGATAAACTATATGGATATGATATCGACGTCAGTATAACGAGAGTTGCACTTGTAAATATCAAATTGAGAGCATTAGCAATTCTAAGTCGTAAATTTAATAGTGTTTCATTTGAAGTTTGGGATAATATAACCCCCCATATTTATATGTCTGTATCCAAGGATGAAATTTGTGGTTCTTTAGCGGTGGATGATAGGAAAGTGGTAGATATTATTACAGGTGAAAGAACCACAATATTAAAAGCTTTGGGGGAAGCAGATATCATTTTGACAAATCCACCATTTGCAACAACAAAAGGTATGAAACAAGAGCAAAAAGATTTTTTAAAAGAAAGTTATCCCGATGCTAATTGTGATATGTGTGTTTCATATTTTGATGCAATTTATAAAATGTTAAAAAAGGATGGATTCTGTGGAATAGTGTCTCAAAATACTTGGATGCATTTAAAAACATTTAGAGAAATCAGAACAAGAATTACAAATCAATATAAAATTATAAGTATTGCGAATCTTGGCTCTGGCGCTTTTCTTGATCTTAGTGGAGAGAAGTCAAATGTTGCATTGATGATATTAAATAAGGGCGTAAACAAGAACAATGAGATTCGAGTGGCAGATCTACGTGATTTATCGTTAAATGAAAAAAAGAAGGCGTTGCTTAATAATAACAAATTCATAGAAATTTTACAGCAGAATATTGATGGAACAAATGGATATGATTTTTCGGAAAAGGGAATGCTAAAAAAATTAAGTGAATCAGAAATAACATACAAGGATATTGCAGTTCCGATGCAAGGCACATCTACTGGCAATGCTAAAGAATTAGTGGGATACTTTTGGGAACATTTTGGTGAAGATGATTGGATTAACGTTAGTAATGGAGGCGGTTACTGCAAATGGCAAGGTTTAAATGATCGTATAGTAAGGTGGGGAAAAAACGGAGAATATATTAAGGATCAAAAAGGTTCCGCACTTAGGAATGTTAAATATTTTCCGGAAACCCAGATGGTTTTCAGTGATACCGGAACGGCAGGACTTAATGTGAGGATTTTGCTTGATAATCAGATATTCATCGCATCGGGACCTGGAATAAGGATAACAGACGGAAATAAGTACGCACATCTTGCTTTACTCAATTCACGGCTTGCATCTTATTGTGTAAGAATGATGTCGCCGAAACTCACAATAGCTGCTGGATATATTGGTCAGATACCTATAACAAAAAATATTGGATCCTCAGTAGTATTAGAAAAGGATGCAAGACTTTGCGTAGAATTGAAGCAAAAACTATTATCAACCAGACCGAATAACCTTGAATATAGTTCAAAATTTCTCAATATGATTCCGAGAGAATTAAATAAAGCAGCTTGGGTGATGTTTAACGAAGATTTGACCAACGAATTACTTAAACTTCAAATAGAAAGTAAAATTGATAGCTATATTTTTAAAGAGTATGGATTGTCGGATGATGATCAAGAACAGCTAGAGAAGACCGTTGGTAAATGTGCTTATCATATAACTGGAACTGCGTCTATAGATTTAATAAAACTTGATAAGTATATGGATAAGCTATTAGATGCGTCATGTTGCTTGAAAAGGACAAAGGTTTCTGGAAATAGTTTGGGCTGTGATGGCATTGTTGAATATTTATCGAAAGATTTGAGAGTTAATCCTGAAGATATTGTAAAGAAAATTCAGGAAAATCCTTATACAATGGAAACGATTCTTGATAAATACAAAAAAATGATTCTTCATGATGTTGTATTAGATTATTTAGGATACAACACACATAGTGGTATATCCGTCGAGCGTTGTGTGTTGGACGATGTATCAGTATTTTTGAAGAGCAAGTTCGAGGACGAAATTGATTATAAAGCATGGATACAAATTGAATTTAATCGGATCCATTCAGAGATATTTAAAGGCAGGCCGTATTTATTATATAAAAACGGAGGGATTTGTAAATATGATAGAAAAATTGCGAGTTAA
- a CDS encoding LacI family DNA-binding transcriptional regulator — MAGIKDVAKRANVGVGTVSRMLNNSGYVADATRKKIEVAMKELNYTPNELARNLYHKRTGIIAVLVPNVLNPFFAEFVDYAEAELYEAGFKMMVCNTVKESNAELEYLDMLNRHIVDGVITGVHSLDVKEYQKVNKPIVALDRYLGEHIPVVAVNHKEGGRLAAEELIRSGCRKILHFRGSAIVDSPYHERHIEFERIMKEHHIPTYTYDMEWNRLDLTYYKEVVQDVFSKTEDFDGVFAVDALAIECMNETIRRHRKVPRDVKFVAYDGTFITELSEPRMTAVVQPLEGLARESVRLLTDLINGKEYHDEAVLLGVELRRGKTTLP; from the coding sequence GTGGCAGGGATAAAGGATGTGGCAAAACGTGCCAACGTTGGTGTGGGCACGGTTTCCAGAATGTTGAACAACAGCGGATATGTGGCGGATGCGACAAGGAAAAAGATCGAAGTCGCCATGAAAGAATTGAATTATACGCCCAATGAACTGGCCCGGAATCTGTATCACAAACGGACAGGGATCATCGCGGTGCTTGTGCCGAATGTCCTGAACCCTTTTTTTGCGGAGTTTGTTGACTATGCGGAGGCGGAATTGTATGAGGCGGGGTTTAAAATGATGGTCTGCAATACGGTGAAGGAGAGCAATGCAGAGCTGGAGTATCTGGATATGCTGAACCGCCATATCGTAGACGGCGTGATCACCGGTGTACATTCTCTGGACGTAAAGGAATACCAGAAGGTTAATAAGCCCATCGTAGCCCTGGACCGATATCTGGGAGAACACATTCCTGTTGTGGCGGTGAACCATAAGGAGGGCGGACGCCTGGCTGCAGAGGAGCTGATCCGGAGCGGGTGCAGGAAGATCCTTCATTTCCGCGGTTCGGCGATCGTTGATTCTCCGTATCACGAGCGGCATATTGAATTTGAGCGTATCATGAAGGAACACCATATCCCGACCTATACTTACGATATGGAGTGGAACCGTTTGGATCTGACATATTATAAAGAAGTTGTGCAGGACGTTTTCTCAAAAACAGAGGATTTCGATGGCGTGTTTGCCGTGGATGCACTGGCCATTGAGTGCATGAATGAGACGATCCGGCGGCATCGGAAAGTGCCGCGGGATGTAAAATTTGTTGCCTATGACGGTACTTTTATCACAGAGTTGTCGGAACCCCGGATGACGGCAGTGGTCCAGCCACTGGAGGGACTGGCCAGGGAGTCTGTGCGCCTGTTGACAGATCTGATCAACGGAAAAGAGTACCATGACGAGGCGGTGCTGCTGGGAGTGGAGCTTAGAAGGGGGAAGACAACTCTTCCGTAA
- a CDS encoding N-6 DNA methylase yields the protein MIEKLRVKIAKYMNKNVNLKYWEYIREYYARYSYLAFATMITYKLRGKASAKDIHEIFTVNGFDKFENIDFILSTADALDFIDELVELLVNINTLDINNVYQEFLSRDYKLKDGIFTFEGGKNSRDILGSYYTQENFAKEIVRKTIDIFSMSSKKEQIRIADFSCGGGAFLVSACEICKEKGFSQDIYGYDVDPIAVVITRYRLFESTGDASNSDKIVLGNPLLRIGKNTACAIKFHNALAGHFYNSCMAVIPVSNVDIVLGNPPWEKIRFEDKKFLRHYSEENTIGTKSEREAYLREIIKENRQYYKSFVNDYEQAKNSIKKDTFFTGSNCGELNTYALFTELCLKLLSDEGVAGIIIKTSLLKMPVYRTFWGNMTKNGNIHEIYMFVNRKKIFNIDSREEFSVMYLVAGGSKDIGIALDLDEYEEFTLRKKIYLSHHLLKKLNPDTGMLPNISSEEELNFLISIYDNNQIFGETYPDCKFGRLIHLTNHSDYIVKNEKSGYLPIYEGKFIEIYTAKFSTFGNMSENEKYKNKASARAIEDIDGEEYPNARYFIDETVWKKLSKNFKNDYIVAWRSLTSATNRRTMLATALPLVPTCQSIQLLQLPRKQMRHVLAVFNSIVFDYIVRLKMAGLDLTQTIIKQIPVPKEERYKDNIIFCGVEASIEEHINSRIKVLYASDNRMSGLFDDTNTYMLNLSSRKQILSELDSLVAITYQIKQDELRNIAMNFNKFYNKNEIEEFF from the coding sequence ATGATAGAAAAATTGCGAGTTAAGATTGCAAAGTATATGAATAAGAATGTGAATCTTAAATATTGGGAGTATATACGAGAATATTATGCAAGGTACTCATATTTAGCATTTGCCACGATGATTACGTACAAATTGCGAGGAAAAGCTTCAGCTAAGGATATACATGAGATCTTTACAGTAAATGGTTTTGACAAATTTGAAAATATAGATTTTATATTGAGTACAGCAGACGCATTAGACTTTATAGATGAACTCGTAGAATTATTAGTGAATATTAATACTTTAGATATAAATAATGTTTATCAGGAATTTTTATCAAGAGATTATAAATTAAAAGATGGTATATTTACATTTGAAGGAGGGAAAAATAGTCGAGACATTTTAGGCTCGTATTACACCCAAGAAAACTTTGCAAAAGAAATCGTAAGAAAGACGATAGATATTTTTTCGATGTCTTCAAAGAAAGAGCAGATACGTATTGCAGATTTTTCATGTGGAGGAGGAGCTTTTTTGGTATCAGCATGTGAAATATGCAAGGAAAAAGGATTTTCTCAAGATATATACGGGTATGATGTAGATCCAATAGCTGTAGTGATAACTAGATACAGACTATTTGAATCAACAGGAGATGCAAGCAATTCTGATAAGATAGTGTTAGGCAATCCTTTGTTGAGAATAGGCAAGAATACTGCATGTGCTATAAAATTTCATAACGCCCTTGCAGGACATTTTTACAATAGCTGTATGGCGGTAATACCTGTAAGTAATGTGGATATAGTATTGGGCAATCCCCCATGGGAAAAAATTCGCTTTGAAGACAAGAAGTTTTTAAGACATTATTCTGAAGAGAACACAATAGGAACAAAATCAGAAAGAGAAGCTTATTTAAGAGAAATTATAAAAGAAAATCGACAGTATTACAAAAGCTTTGTAAATGATTATGAACAAGCGAAGAATAGCATTAAAAAGGATACTTTTTTTACTGGTTCTAACTGTGGAGAATTGAACACTTATGCACTTTTTACAGAACTATGCTTAAAATTATTATCAGATGAAGGGGTTGCGGGAATCATTATAAAAACATCATTGCTTAAAATGCCTGTATACCGTACTTTTTGGGGAAATATGACAAAAAACGGAAATATTCATGAGATTTACATGTTTGTAAATCGGAAGAAAATATTCAATATAGATTCTAGAGAAGAATTTTCGGTTATGTATCTTGTTGCAGGCGGGAGCAAAGATATAGGAATAGCATTAGATTTGGATGAATATGAGGAGTTTACTTTAAGAAAAAAGATATATCTATCACACCATTTGTTAAAAAAATTGAATCCGGATACAGGAATGTTACCCAATATAAGTAGTGAGGAGGAATTAAATTTTTTAATATCCATATATGACAATAATCAGATATTTGGCGAAACATATCCTGATTGTAAATTTGGAAGGTTAATTCATTTAACAAATCATTCCGATTACATCGTTAAGAATGAAAAATCGGGGTATCTACCAATCTATGAAGGAAAATTTATAGAAATATATACAGCCAAATTTTCTACTTTTGGAAATATGTCAGAAAATGAAAAATATAAAAACAAGGCATCTGCAAGAGCAATTGAAGATATTGATGGCGAAGAATATCCAAATGCAAGATATTTTATAGATGAAACTGTCTGGAAAAAATTGTCAAAGAATTTTAAAAATGATTATATTGTAGCTTGGAGAAGTCTTACTTCAGCAACAAATAGAAGAACTATGTTAGCAACAGCTTTACCCCTAGTTCCCACATGCCAGTCAATACAATTGCTTCAGCTTCCAAGAAAGCAAATGAGGCATGTACTTGCAGTGTTTAATTCAATAGTGTTTGATTATATTGTGAGATTAAAAATGGCTGGACTTGATCTTACTCAAACTATTATAAAGCAAATTCCTGTACCAAAGGAAGAGCGATATAAGGATAATATTATATTTTGTGGAGTAGAAGCATCGATAGAAGAGCACATTAACAGCCGAATAAAAGTCCTGTATGCATCAGATAATCGAATGTCTGGACTATTTGATGATACGAATACTTATATGTTGAATTTATCAAGCAGAAAACAGATATTATCAGAACTTGATAGTCTTGTTGCAATTACATATCAAATTAAACAAGACGAATTGAGAAATATAGCAATGAATTTTAATAAGTTCTATAATAAGAATGAAATAGAGGAGTTCTTTTAA
- a CDS encoding sugar ABC transporter substrate-binding protein — protein sequence MKKKLLSILLVTAMVATMAAGCGGSGDSASESEEGGGNSITVLVESGSPAEALANETAADFEEETGCKVIVDAVAYTGMYDKLSTEIKAGEAAHDVACMDFVWLAAFADAIEPVADADTSDFLPTLEESGTIDGNLLGYPMWTNCKILIYRKDIIPEDKVPTTWDEYKAVAEEVATSDMYGTTVLGSGSDAVCSYLDFACQAGAEGLVFDADGNVNITTQPYVDAMNFMVETSGADYTPSDALATAATESQELFTNGKTAMQINWSHQYPAAVEALGADKVGCAPMIAGSAGIGATTGPWYQCVMKNSANKEMAQQYVEYMYDHNADYMDLTLKIAGRTSVYEEAGQEAGNEHTTAVLETLEAAQSQPRPMVSTWAQIEETLIGVVESCLGGADVNETLEAAQAEIEAIGK from the coding sequence ATGAAAAAGAAATTGCTCAGTATTTTGCTTGTGACAGCGATGGTAGCAACGATGGCAGCCGGATGCGGCGGTTCAGGAGACAGCGCTTCTGAATCCGAAGAAGGCGGTGGAAACAGTATCACGGTTCTTGTAGAAAGCGGATCTCCTGCCGAGGCTCTTGCAAATGAGACGGCAGCGGATTTTGAAGAAGAGACCGGATGCAAAGTGATCGTGGACGCAGTGGCCTATACAGGAATGTATGACAAGCTTTCCACAGAGATCAAGGCCGGAGAAGCAGCACATGACGTTGCCTGCATGGACTTTGTATGGCTGGCGGCTTTCGCAGATGCCATTGAGCCTGTGGCGGACGCAGATACCAGCGACTTCCTTCCCACACTGGAAGAAAGTGGTACCATTGACGGAAATCTTCTTGGATATCCGATGTGGACAAACTGCAAGATCCTGATCTACAGAAAAGACATTATCCCTGAGGACAAAGTGCCGACCACATGGGATGAGTATAAAGCAGTTGCAGAGGAAGTGGCAACAAGTGATATGTATGGAACAACCGTACTGGGAAGCGGTTCCGACGCCGTATGCTCTTACCTTGACTTCGCATGCCAGGCTGGCGCAGAAGGACTTGTATTTGACGCAGACGGAAATGTAAATATCACAACCCAGCCGTATGTAGACGCCATGAACTTTATGGTAGAGACGTCAGGTGCGGATTATACCCCGTCTGACGCGCTTGCAACAGCAGCCACAGAGTCTCAGGAACTGTTCACAAACGGAAAAACAGCAATGCAGATCAACTGGAGCCATCAGTATCCGGCAGCAGTAGAAGCACTTGGCGCCGATAAGGTAGGCTGCGCACCGATGATCGCAGGAAGCGCGGGAATCGGCGCAACAACAGGCCCCTGGTATCAGTGTGTAATGAAAAATTCTGCAAACAAAGAAATGGCACAGCAGTATGTAGAATATATGTATGATCACAATGCCGACTATATGGATCTCACCCTGAAGATCGCAGGAAGAACCTCCGTATATGAGGAAGCAGGTCAGGAAGCCGGAAACGAACATACAACCGCAGTACTTGAGACACTGGAAGCGGCTCAGTCCCAGCCAAGACCGATGGTATCCACATGGGCACAGATCGAAGAGACTCTGATCGGAGTTGTAGAGTCCTGCCTTGGTGGAGCTGACGTAAATGAGACACTGGAAGCAGCACAGGCTGAAATCGAAGCGATTGGAAAGTAA
- a CDS encoding DNA topoisomerase 3 has product MKALVLAEKPSVARDIARVLGCHRNLPGAIEGPRYIVTWALGHLVTLADPEAYDPRFKEWKMDYLPMVPAKWELVVIRQTAKQYGHVKAQLLRKDVDQIIIATDAGREGELVARWILDRSGCHKPIKRLWISSVTDKAIREGFAHLKEGRQYDPLYHAARSRAEADWLVGINATRALTCKYNAQLSCGRVQTPTLAIIARREEEIRSFCPQEYYGLTCLAGGVTWTWRQKKGGSTRTFQKAPLTELEQRLKGQSLTITDIQRSSRKTFSPGLYDLTELQRDANLRFGFSAKETLNIMQRLYEHHKVITYPRTDSRYIGADIVPTLKERLAACNIGPYRKYIPALLKAPIRTSKAFVDDKKVSDHHAIIPTEEFVQLEHMSNEERKIYDLVVRRFISVLYPACEYEETSLTAQAAGETFAARGKRILFSGWKAVYEDGPAWEDSDSDSQDDPQVFPGSQNLPQLKNQDRLPIDRVNLTSGKTKPPARFTEATLLSAMENPARYMESNDAAARRTLGETGGLGTVATRADIIKKLFHSFLIEKKGQEILVTSKGRQLLSLVPEDLKKPELTADWEMRLARIARGEHQEKQFLQDIESYTKDLIREIKTSEGIFRHDNLTNAKCPRCGKRLLSVNGKNARLLVCQDRECGYRETVARLSNARCPNCHKKMELIKKGEEETFVCSCGYKEKLSAFKKRREKEGAGVSKKDVQRYLKNQQTESVGNSFAAALSGIKIDPDA; this is encoded by the coding sequence ATGAAAGCATTAGTTTTAGCGGAGAAACCTTCTGTCGCCCGGGACATCGCCCGGGTCCTTGGCTGCCACAGGAATCTTCCCGGCGCCATTGAAGGTCCCAGATATATCGTCACCTGGGCTCTGGGCCATCTGGTCACTCTGGCCGACCCGGAGGCTTATGACCCCAGATTCAAAGAATGGAAGATGGATTACCTTCCCATGGTGCCGGCAAAATGGGAGCTGGTAGTGATCCGGCAGACCGCCAAACAGTACGGCCACGTCAAAGCCCAGCTTTTGCGCAAGGATGTGGATCAGATCATCATCGCCACTGACGCGGGAAGAGAAGGAGAACTGGTGGCCCGCTGGATCCTGGACCGTTCCGGCTGCCATAAACCCATCAAACGGCTCTGGATCTCTTCCGTCACCGACAAGGCCATCCGGGAGGGATTCGCTCACTTAAAGGAAGGCCGCCAGTACGATCCCCTCTATCATGCAGCAAGGAGCCGGGCTGAAGCAGACTGGCTGGTGGGGATCAACGCCACCCGTGCTCTCACCTGCAAGTACAATGCCCAGCTTTCCTGCGGAAGGGTCCAGACCCCTACCCTGGCCATCATTGCCCGGCGGGAGGAAGAGATCCGCTCTTTTTGCCCTCAGGAATACTACGGCCTTACCTGTCTGGCCGGCGGCGTCACCTGGACCTGGCGGCAGAAGAAAGGCGGCAGCACCCGCACATTCCAGAAGGCTCCCCTAACAGAGCTGGAGCAACGGCTAAAGGGCCAGTCTCTCACCATCACAGACATACAGAGATCCTCCAGGAAAACATTTTCCCCAGGGCTCTATGACCTGACAGAACTGCAGCGGGACGCCAACCTGCGGTTTGGCTTCTCTGCCAAGGAAACCCTGAACATCATGCAGCGGCTCTACGAACACCACAAGGTGATTACCTACCCCCGGACCGACTCCCGGTACATCGGCGCCGATATTGTCCCCACTCTGAAAGAACGGCTGGCCGCCTGCAACATCGGACCCTATCGGAAATATATCCCGGCTCTTCTCAAGGCTCCCATCCGGACCAGCAAAGCCTTCGTGGACGACAAGAAGGTCAGCGACCACCACGCCATCATCCCCACGGAAGAGTTCGTGCAGCTGGAGCACATGAGCAATGAAGAGCGGAAGATCTACGACCTGGTGGTGCGCCGCTTTATCAGCGTCCTTTATCCCGCCTGCGAATATGAAGAAACCTCCCTTACCGCCCAGGCTGCCGGCGAGACCTTCGCCGCCCGGGGGAAACGGATCCTTTTTTCCGGCTGGAAGGCCGTTTATGAAGACGGCCCAGCCTGGGAAGACAGCGATTCCGACAGCCAGGATGACCCGCAGGTTTTCCCGGGAAGCCAGAATCTTCCGCAGCTGAAAAACCAGGACCGCCTTCCCATCGACCGGGTGAATCTGACTTCCGGCAAGACAAAACCACCGGCCAGATTTACGGAAGCCACCCTTCTGTCCGCCATGGAAAACCCGGCCAGATACATGGAATCCAATGACGCGGCGGCCCGCAGGACCCTGGGAGAGACCGGCGGCCTGGGCACCGTTGCCACCCGGGCAGACATCATCAAGAAGCTGTTCCATTCCTTCCTGATCGAGAAAAAGGGCCAGGAAATCCTTGTCACCTCCAAGGGCAGGCAGCTCCTCTCCCTGGTGCCGGAGGATCTGAAGAAGCCGGAGCTCACCGCCGACTGGGAGATGCGCCTTGCCCGGATCGCCAGAGGCGAGCACCAGGAAAAGCAATTTCTCCAGGACATTGAATCTTATACCAAAGACCTGATCCGGGAGATCAAGACTTCTGAAGGGATCTTCCGCCACGACAATCTCACCAATGCCAAATGCCCCCGCTGCGGGAAGCGGCTGCTCTCTGTCAACGGCAAGAATGCCCGGCTCCTGGTATGCCAGGATCGGGAGTGCGGCTACCGGGAGACGGTTGCCCGCCTGAGCAACGCCCGCTGTCCCAACTGTCATAAGAAAATGGAACTGATCAAAAAAGGAGAGGAAGAGACCTTCGTCTGCTCCTGTGGATATAAAGAGAAACTCTCCGCTTTCAAGAAGCGCAGAGAAAAAGAAGGCGCCGGCGTCTCCAAAAAGGACGTCCAGCGCTACCTGAAAAACCAACAGACAGAGTCGGTGGGCAATTCCTTCGCCGCCGCTCTGTCTGGCATTAAGATTGATCCGGACGCTTAA
- a CDS encoding phospholipase D family protein codes for MPIINQPFQGQLGEILKTELNSNYSSLTLFSAFAKNSGILRLKDSLKTFKSKDRTIRAFIGIDLDGTSYEALLNLYNLCNELYVIHSENFSITYHSKIYLLENTDMAWCAIGSNNLTGGGLWTNFESCFIQTYYLPDEIAELDSIYSLIEKYKDPNYKCSTKITSIDDINALFEANYISKEVTQKINNITKCVSLKKKQKKTTFFGSEKFSIPRVMSDNRPRNKSFSNSDVPDIDYIVNPVSLEPAFTNEQFWFEMRKSTGGSRNILDLSKVGQIEEGSVVGTPYEYTDSKKMYGGIKFFDINPEDITREKNITINYLGKDYYPSTIKFAPDNGSWRIQLKGSPNDDTDELSKFGNRGDFVYKILVFEKITTDYYVLSLLDESELDHVKSLSRVWARNGSSVTSKAYGML; via the coding sequence ATGCCAATTATAAACCAGCCTTTCCAAGGCCAATTGGGTGAAATACTAAAAACTGAATTGAATTCAAATTATTCATCACTTACACTATTTTCAGCATTTGCAAAAAATAGTGGCATCTTGAGATTAAAAGATTCTCTTAAAACTTTCAAATCAAAGGATAGAACAATAAGAGCTTTCATTGGCATTGATCTTGATGGTACTTCTTACGAGGCGCTTTTAAACTTATATAATTTGTGTAATGAATTATATGTCATCCACTCCGAAAATTTTTCAATAACTTATCATAGCAAAATATATCTCCTCGAGAACACAGACATGGCTTGGTGTGCAATCGGATCAAATAATCTTACTGGCGGGGGGTTATGGACTAACTTCGAAAGTTGTTTTATACAGACATATTATTTGCCTGATGAAATAGCCGAGTTGGATTCCATCTATTCTTTGATTGAAAAATATAAAGATCCTAATTATAAATGTTCCACAAAGATTACTTCTATAGATGATATAAATGCTTTGTTTGAGGCAAACTATATTTCTAAAGAAGTCACCCAGAAAATCAATAACATTACCAAATGTGTGTCTTTAAAGAAAAAGCAAAAGAAAACAACGTTCTTTGGATCGGAAAAATTCTCTATTCCGAGGGTGATGTCTGATAATAGGCCTAGAAATAAATCTTTTTCAAATTCCGATGTCCCTGATATTGATTATATTGTTAATCCAGTATCTTTAGAGCCTGCATTTACGAATGAACAGTTTTGGTTTGAAATGCGAAAATCTACTGGCGGCTCAAGAAATATTCTTGATTTATCCAAAGTAGGACAGATTGAAGAAGGTTCTGTCGTAGGGACACCTTACGAATATACTGACTCGAAAAAAATGTATGGTGGAATAAAATTCTTTGACATTAACCCTGAGGACATAACCAGAGAAAAAAATATAACTATCAACTATCTTGGAAAAGACTATTATCCTTCTACAATCAAGTTTGCACCGGATAATGGCAGTTGGCGTATTCAACTTAAAGGATCGCCAAACGATGATACAGATGAATTATCTAAGTTTGGAAATCGCGGAGATTTTGTATACAAGATATTAGTTTTCGAAAAAATTACTACGGACTACTATGTTTTATCACTTTTAGATGAATCTGAGCTCGATCATGTTAAATCTTTAAGCCGTGTTTGGGCACGTAACGGAAGTAGTGTTACCTCAAAAGCATATGGCATGTTATAG